A single window of Syntrophotalea acetylenica DNA harbors:
- a CDS encoding response regulator: protein MAKKHILVVEDEEDILALLHYNLLREGFRVSLAASGEEGLTVVAEDPPDLVVLDLMLPGMDGLQVCRALKENADTRQIAVVMVTAKGEEADVVAGLELGADDYVTKPFSPRILIARIRSVLRRREGVEEAAADKVVLHIDDLVIHPGRNEVTVAGVPVDLTFTEFRVLHFLASRPGWVFTRYQIVNAVRGDDYSVTDRAVDVQIVGLRKKLGECGKYIETVRGVGYRFKG from the coding sequence ATGGCGAAAAAACACATTCTGGTGGTCGAGGACGAGGAGGATATCCTCGCGCTGCTGCATTACAATTTGTTGCGGGAAGGGTTTCGCGTCTCCCTGGCCGCATCCGGTGAAGAGGGACTGACGGTCGTCGCCGAGGACCCCCCGGACCTTGTGGTGCTCGATTTGATGCTGCCCGGCATGGATGGCCTGCAGGTTTGCCGCGCCCTGAAGGAAAATGCCGATACCCGGCAGATCGCCGTGGTCATGGTGACAGCCAAAGGCGAGGAAGCGGATGTGGTTGCCGGTCTGGAACTGGGTGCCGACGACTACGTTACCAAGCCGTTCAGCCCCAGGATTCTCATCGCCAGGATTCGCTCGGTGCTGCGCCGCAGGGAAGGTGTCGAGGAGGCCGCCGCAGACAAGGTCGTGCTGCACATCGATGATCTGGTCATTCATCCGGGACGCAATGAAGTGACGGTGGCTGGCGTCCCCGTCGATCTGACGTTTACCGAATTCCGGGTGCTGCATTTTCTGGCCAGTCGCCCGGGGTGGGTGTTTACCCGCTATCAGATCGTCAATGCGGTGCGGGGCGATGATTATTCGGTGACCGACAGGGCGGTCGATGTGCAGATTGTCGGCCTGCGCAAGAAACTGGGGGAATGCGGAAAATACATCGAAACCGTGCGGGGGGTAGGTTACCGCTTCAAGGGGTGA
- a CDS encoding histidine kinase — MKKWQVLAAALLGTALATPAMAFDVEWHGDLNNRFSYSDQADVSVRTVKDSAKYVSIGGASSFSSLADSGLTKKSENDSDFFGELKYRMTLQASDDEKRVKGVVGFEFGSSKFGGSGADFGGDDNVFELRWAYTDLQLPFDPASRLIVGLQPVTYNELLWSDNAAGARWARKSGPWAYSLGWFRNDVASNSSSGGDAKSDYDDAYAADLTYTCEGGSALNAFVVFMDAGKVDTDVKNVVTNAQDSEIWLGLSGTGKWGAVSATATGIYLAGELSADQGDYDRSAFLFHGQLDYTVGKNTFILGGMYASGDDDPNDNDLENFDVIDISTSMFGSVVIFDNYADDNSFSQAPYLFDQGYKLIYAGLTHKLNKSTKLWTRYLWHNTAEDTLLGDDEIGHEFVLGASYVIMKGLTADINVGYLAGGDAWDAMGSDGDSDDVFRTDARVRFKF; from the coding sequence GTGAAAAAATGGCAAGTTCTGGCTGCGGCCCTTTTGGGGACGGCCCTGGCAACCCCGGCCATGGCCTTCGATGTGGAGTGGCACGGGGATTTGAACAACCGTTTTTCCTACAGCGATCAGGCCGATGTGTCGGTACGTACCGTCAAGGATAGCGCCAAATACGTCAGCATTGGCGGTGCCAGCAGTTTTTCCAGCCTGGCTGACTCGGGTTTGACAAAAAAGAGCGAAAATGACAGCGACTTTTTTGGTGAACTGAAGTATCGCATGACGTTGCAGGCTTCTGATGACGAAAAAAGGGTAAAGGGCGTGGTCGGGTTCGAATTCGGATCGTCCAAGTTTGGCGGCAGCGGCGCCGATTTCGGCGGAGATGACAACGTGTTCGAACTGCGATGGGCCTACACGGATTTACAGCTGCCGTTTGATCCGGCGTCCCGGCTGATTGTGGGCTTGCAACCGGTGACTTACAACGAGTTGCTCTGGTCGGACAATGCCGCCGGTGCCAGGTGGGCACGCAAGAGCGGTCCCTGGGCCTATTCGCTGGGCTGGTTCCGCAATGACGTGGCCAGCAATTCATCCTCGGGCGGAGATGCGAAATCCGACTACGATGATGCGTATGCAGCGGACCTGACCTATACCTGTGAGGGAGGTAGTGCGCTGAATGCCTTTGTCGTTTTCATGGACGCCGGAAAAGTCGATACCGATGTTAAAAATGTCGTCACCAACGCCCAGGATTCGGAAATCTGGCTGGGCCTTTCCGGTACCGGCAAATGGGGAGCCGTATCGGCTACCGCGACAGGTATTTATCTGGCCGGCGAACTGTCCGCCGATCAGGGCGATTATGACCGCAGCGCCTTTCTGTTCCATGGTCAACTGGATTACACCGTCGGTAAAAACACCTTCATCCTGGGCGGCATGTATGCTTCTGGCGATGACGATCCCAACGATAACGATCTGGAAAACTTCGATGTCATAGATATTTCCACGTCCATGTTCGGCTCGGTCGTTATCTTCGACAACTACGCCGACGACAACTCTTTCAGCCAGGCACCCTATCTTTTCGACCAGGGTTACAAGCTCATCTATGCTGGCCTGACCCACAAGCTGAATAAAAGCACCAAGCTGTGGACCCGATATCTGTGGCACAACACCGCTGAAGACACCTTGCTCGGTGACGACGAAATCGGCCACGAATTCGTGCTCGGTGCCAGCTATGTCATCATGAAGGGACTCACCGCTGATATCAACGTCGGTTATCTTGCCGGAGGCGATGCCTGGGATGCCATGGGCAGCGATGGCGACAGCGACGATGTATTCCGGACCGATGCCCGCGTCCGCTTCAAGTTTTGA
- a CDS encoding TerB family tellurite resistance protein, translating into MSGNRLNKWFEGIETVVAEPLKFKAKLAIGEDAYTSLRLKNATFKLWDVAGAASSAMAVAKSSAVASAFFAPKGILALGGLFSAATTPIGWVVAAGVLAGGGWIGITSYLKNATSSRVTVVPNFINTPMDVLALGLFDLMAPLALKVALIDGEIDAEERNTISSYFVEKWGYSNNFVCEGMAYIESRLVDFSIKKVAQSLGEFKKQNKDCNSKEMSREIVWFLTEVIEADGRIDEREEMALENVQKIFDEADRLSLKKFTKDGISSFCGVAKKIPLPKVLNKKTND; encoded by the coding sequence ATGAGTGGTAATAGGCTGAATAAATGGTTTGAGGGCATTGAGACTGTCGTCGCAGAACCTTTGAAGTTTAAGGCAAAGCTGGCAATCGGAGAAGATGCCTATACCTCATTGCGTCTGAAGAACGCCACCTTTAAGCTATGGGATGTAGCAGGAGCTGCAAGTTCGGCAATGGCTGTCGCCAAATCATCAGCTGTAGCATCAGCTTTCTTTGCTCCGAAGGGCATTTTGGCATTAGGGGGCTTATTTAGTGCGGCGACAACTCCGATTGGCTGGGTTGTAGCGGCTGGGGTATTGGCTGGTGGTGGTTGGATAGGGATCACCAGTTACCTAAAGAACGCCACAAGTAGCAGAGTGACGGTCGTTCCGAACTTTATTAACACGCCAATGGATGTGCTTGCTTTGGGACTTTTTGATTTAATGGCTCCCTTGGCACTCAAGGTCGCATTGATTGATGGGGAAATTGATGCGGAGGAGAGAAATACAATAAGCTCATATTTTGTAGAAAAGTGGGGTTATAGCAATAATTTCGTTTGCGAAGGTATGGCTTACATCGAGAGTAGGCTGGTGGATTTTTCAATCAAAAAAGTTGCACAGTCGCTTGGAGAGTTCAAGAAACAAAATAAAGACTGCAATTCCAAGGAAATGTCCCGTGAAATCGTGTGGTTTCTGACAGAGGTTATTGAGGCGGATGGTCGTATCGATGAGCGGGAAGAGATGGCGCTTGAAAATGTTCAGAAAATTTTCGATGAAGCCGATCGGTTAAGCTTAAAAAAATTCACTAAAGACGGGATTAGTTCCTTCTGCGGTGTTGCAAAGAAAATCCCTCTCCCGAAAGTTTTAAACAAAAAAACAAACGATTAA
- a CDS encoding YkvA family protein, which produces MSDTNNAEQPPVPENVESYGKHYSETSFWGKLQTIPRSSIRQVLEKALLLRELLLDGATPLWVRGTIIGALGYLILPFDLIPDLIPGVGFIDDLAAMGYVLASLDTLVTEDIRARALKKMPASLIEKEPQTTT; this is translated from the coding sequence ATGTCTGACACCAACAACGCCGAGCAACCACCTGTTCCCGAGAACGTAGAGTCTTACGGCAAACACTACAGTGAAACCAGCTTCTGGGGAAAACTCCAGACCATTCCCCGGTCATCCATAAGACAAGTGCTTGAGAAAGCGCTGCTCTTGAGGGAGCTGCTCCTCGATGGAGCAACCCCGCTGTGGGTCCGGGGAACCATCATCGGCGCACTCGGTTATCTGATTTTGCCGTTCGATCTGATTCCGGACCTCATTCCCGGCGTCGGGTTCATCGACGACCTCGCCGCCATGGGATACGTCCTGGCCAGCCTGGACACCCTGGTCACCGAAGACATACGTGCCCGAGCGCTTAAAAAGATGCCTGCCAGTCTAATTGAAAAAGAGCCCCAAACGACAACGTAA
- a CDS encoding JAB domain-containing protein, with the protein MTIETLFGPEVDHKKRGALRLKVIRPIYESLKVAEVAADYLDNMALSSSAQIAELFGFLSRETKEHFLALHLNSKNRLICLEIVSIGSLSAAMVHPREVFKSALLSSAAALIFLHNHPSGDPSPSSEDLEITKRLQQAGELLGIRVLDHLVLGGSDFHSFADRGQM; encoded by the coding sequence ATGACTATCGAAACCCTATTCGGCCCCGAAGTTGACCACAAGAAGCGTGGCGCCCTGCGGCTAAAGGTAATTCGTCCTATCTACGAGTCCCTCAAGGTGGCCGAAGTGGCAGCGGACTACCTGGACAACATGGCCCTCTCCTCTTCGGCTCAAATCGCTGAATTGTTCGGATTCCTTTCCCGGGAGACCAAGGAGCATTTCCTGGCTCTCCACCTCAACAGCAAGAACCGCCTGATCTGCCTGGAAATAGTCTCCATCGGTAGCCTGAGTGCCGCCATGGTCCACCCTAGAGAAGTTTTCAAGTCTGCCCTGCTTTCCTCGGCTGCCGCCCTGATTTTCCTGCACAACCACCCTTCCGGAGACCCGAGCCCAAGCAGCGAAGATCTGGAGATCACCAAAAGACTGCAGCAGGCCGGTGAGTTGCTCGGCATCCGCGTACTCGATCACTTAGTCCTCGGTGGCTCCGACTTCCATTCCTTCGCCGACCGGGGGCAGATGTAA
- a CDS encoding DUF2787 family protein — MNLDAQSFPLPIDRKLEMILKTELAKVELPVNQGLTISFRDRTYDVIRGGYHPVEIALSSTGRVLYITDFVLVGQPPYVELVKELDFDACLGLFQQGGVDYPLEMGADLFALWQRNFCIYYRMSVYEVKIRPL; from the coding sequence ATGAACCTCGATGCTCAATCGTTTCCTCTTCCCATCGATCGCAAACTTGAAATGATCCTGAAGACAGAGCTGGCCAAGGTGGAGTTGCCCGTCAACCAGGGATTAACTATCTCCTTCCGAGACAGAACCTACGACGTGATCCGGGGCGGCTACCACCCCGTAGAAATCGCTCTGAGCAGCACGGGGCGAGTCCTATACATCACAGACTTCGTCCTGGTCGGCCAACCGCCCTACGTTGAGCTTGTAAAAGAGCTCGATTTCGATGCCTGTCTGGGGCTGTTCCAGCAAGGCGGCGTGGACTACCCCCTAGAAATGGGCGCCGACTTGTTCGCCCTCTGGCAACGCAACTTCTGCATCTACTACCGCATGAGCGTCTATGAGGTGAAAATTCGCCCCCTGTGA
- a CDS encoding tyrosine-type recombinase/integrase: MRNYSRPKSNRFTFNQRALDALPPHDPDSPSRETEYTDQSCVGLQLRVSKNGRKFFQHRYRYLGRKRCLSLGEYPHVSIQDARTRVGEQRAALARDIDPADEREQRRSEPTLAEYGRDHYMPHAKQHKKTWQEDEWKIERRLIPILGHLRLSSVTTRDVAAFHSAEKSRSSAVTANHHLTLIKRMFNLAVKWGFLERSPAAGVEKFKAPPHRERYLTKEELPRFLKALEDLRDREAAAALSLALYTGCRRNEVMSLRWDQVLLDEGRLYLPITKNNRSRSVLLNPRAIKVLEELQDCGKEDEYVFPSRSGTKLPYRRDMRKTFANVCKAAGITGLRIHDLRHSFATLAIQGGASLYDVQKLLGHQDIAMTQRYAHMVDESQRRATDNMAQVIDNMVAG, translated from the coding sequence ATGAGAAACTACTCCCGCCCAAAATCAAATCGCTTCACCTTCAACCAACGGGCGCTCGATGCGCTTCCGCCCCACGATCCGGACAGCCCGAGCCGGGAGACGGAGTACACGGACCAGTCCTGTGTGGGCCTTCAACTCCGGGTCTCGAAGAACGGCCGGAAATTCTTCCAGCACCGCTACCGCTACCTTGGCCGCAAGCGTTGCCTGTCGTTGGGAGAGTACCCGCACGTCTCCATCCAGGATGCCCGTACTAGGGTGGGAGAACAGCGCGCGGCACTGGCACGGGACATCGACCCTGCCGATGAGCGGGAACAGAGGCGGAGTGAGCCGACCCTGGCAGAATACGGCCGCGACCACTACATGCCCCATGCAAAGCAGCACAAGAAGACCTGGCAGGAGGACGAGTGGAAGATCGAGCGCCGGCTCATCCCAATTTTGGGACATCTTCGTCTATCGAGCGTCACAACACGAGACGTGGCAGCCTTCCACAGTGCCGAGAAGTCCCGCTCTTCGGCCGTTACAGCAAACCACCACCTGACCCTGATCAAGCGAATGTTCAACTTGGCTGTCAAGTGGGGATTTCTCGAACGCAGCCCGGCGGCCGGTGTCGAGAAATTCAAGGCCCCGCCCCACCGCGAGCGATACCTGACAAAGGAGGAGCTCCCGCGCTTCCTCAAGGCCCTGGAGGACCTCCGGGATCGGGAGGCCGCCGCTGCCCTGTCTCTAGCCCTCTACACTGGTTGCCGGCGGAACGAAGTGATGTCGCTGCGTTGGGATCAGGTACTATTGGACGAGGGGCGGCTCTACCTGCCGATTACCAAGAACAACCGGAGTCGGTCGGTGCTGCTAAATCCCCGGGCAATAAAGGTGCTGGAGGAATTGCAGGATTGCGGAAAAGAAGATGAGTACGTATTCCCCTCCCGGAGTGGGACCAAGCTTCCCTACCGTCGGGACATGCGCAAAACCTTTGCCAACGTGTGCAAGGCCGCTGGCATCACAGGGCTGAGAATCCACGACCTTCGCCACAGCTTCGCCACCCTGGCCATCCAGGGAGGTGCCAGCCTGTACGACGTGCAGAAGCTGCTGGGACACCAGGACATCGCCATGACCCAGCGCTACGCCCACATGGTCGACGAGAGCCAGCGGCGCGCTACCGACAACATGGCCCAGGTAATCGACAATATGGTGGCAGGATAG
- a CDS encoding type I restriction enzyme HsdR N-terminal domain-containing protein → MPPKPFYEINSQAYLFGKTDETPEEKVRQWALFELLSTYGICINNLEVERQVKVGTRYHRADIVILRESAPYVVIECKKWEDKHKDRGMQQALSYADANTMKARYAVYTNGDVWEVRRKMGEEWVEIPDLPSRIDDNYLVELDELIRSINDFKPAFYWLNQTVPATSARAYFSCLQVLFNGTPYPLNCLDKDLCFGTDNLLRVICARGDHQGYLHEKMVAACKSFSAFFERRLNQGYKEEFLSDDDLRHLTLISKMKFERMVENTRGLKGAEALHLRFIATLLQYLFNQIHLTKKKENFLDVPAVLTREFQELVGFIFQIHLKVSFPDPVLEESGTYLRHFCLPAWEEFKKEDDRTGR, encoded by the coding sequence ATGCCACCGAAGCCCTTTTACGAAATAAATTCCCAGGCCTACCTGTTTGGGAAAACAGACGAAACCCCCGAGGAAAAGGTCCGGCAGTGGGCATTATTTGAGCTTTTGTCGACCTACGGGATCTGCATCAACAACTTGGAGGTCGAGCGTCAGGTGAAGGTCGGCACCCGCTACCACCGTGCTGATATCGTAATCCTTCGCGAGAGCGCGCCGTACGTGGTCATTGAATGCAAAAAGTGGGAAGACAAGCACAAAGACAGGGGAATGCAGCAAGCGCTCAGCTACGCCGACGCCAACACGATGAAGGCCAGATACGCGGTCTATACCAATGGAGACGTGTGGGAAGTCCGGAGAAAGATGGGTGAAGAGTGGGTTGAGATTCCCGATTTGCCATCGAGGATCGATGACAATTACCTGGTTGAGCTAGATGAGCTGATTCGTTCCATCAATGACTTCAAGCCCGCTTTCTATTGGCTCAACCAGACCGTGCCAGCGACATCTGCTCGGGCCTACTTTTCTTGCTTGCAGGTGTTGTTCAATGGAACTCCTTATCCCTTGAATTGTCTCGACAAAGACCTGTGTTTTGGTACTGATAACTTGCTTAGGGTGATTTGTGCCAGAGGGGATCACCAGGGATATCTACACGAAAAAATGGTTGCGGCGTGTAAGAGCTTTTCGGCCTTTTTCGAAAGACGACTTAACCAGGGGTACAAGGAGGAATTTCTCAGTGATGACGATCTTCGACATCTAACCCTTATCTCCAAGATGAAGTTCGAGAGGATGGTTGAAAATACTCGTGGCCTGAAGGGGGCTGAGGCCCTCCATTTACGCTTCATCGCAACACTATTGCAATACCTCTTCAACCAAATTCATCTGACAAAGAAAAAAGAAAACTTTCTGGATGTCCCAGCAGTTCTGACCAGAGAATTTCAGGAGCTGGTTGGGTTTATATTTCAGATTCACCTCAAGGTCAGCTTTCCAGACCCGGTTCTTGAGGAGAGTGGTACCTACCTGCGACATTTCTGTTTGCCGGCCTGGGAAGAATTTAAGAAGGAAGATGACAGAACGGGGAGATAG
- a CDS encoding AAA family ATPase: protein MRIDRLRIPDRNNLKSFEIDFDEDQSTTVLLGRNGTGKSNLIEAIVEIFRELELGLPTAFAYELDYSCFEKTIHVECDPEKATRRLTIKIDGKNVTVAKFRDQAHQYLPLHVFGYYSGWSSRLEKQFEPPTRRRYRALLKNADDDAPLRRFFFCRKEYSQLALLAFFLSENEKAKKLITDYLEIDGFESALFVLKRPWWGGSKSIRSGVDVEPRLWNATGAFLPFFRRLWDSALAPIRSNEEVERPVPRDKEPTERIYLFIKNQEQLEELKAPFESVKSFFANLEGLYLCDLVDEVRVVVRKKNGTKVRFAQLSEGEQQLLTVLGLLLFTQDDQVLYLLDEPDTHLNPVWTYDFLKLLQENIHAENGQLIVATHNPLMIGSLHKNQVRVLSQEDERLLASAPDYDPLGIGVEGLLKSELYGLRSTLAPEILRNLDRHYLLLGKKDKTEAEQRELMQLATELNDLGVSRTHPNPYFELFANAMARRRLPEKEVALSKEEIAEQTELADEILKEIMAEEQGDIKGGEA from the coding sequence ATGAGAATTGATCGGCTGCGTATACCAGATCGCAATAATCTCAAATCCTTTGAGATTGACTTTGATGAGGACCAATCCACAACGGTCCTTCTGGGTCGCAATGGTACCGGGAAATCAAATCTTATCGAGGCGATTGTTGAAATCTTTCGCGAGCTTGAACTAGGGCTACCGACCGCTTTCGCCTATGAACTTGACTATTCCTGTTTCGAAAAGACTATTCATGTTGAATGCGACCCCGAAAAGGCAACTCGTCGACTCACTATCAAGATTGATGGGAAGAATGTAACCGTTGCCAAGTTTCGAGATCAGGCCCATCAATATCTACCTCTCCATGTCTTTGGCTATTATTCCGGTTGGAGTAGCCGCCTTGAAAAACAGTTTGAACCTCCAACACGGCGTCGCTACCGTGCACTTCTCAAAAATGCTGACGATGATGCGCCACTAAGACGGTTTTTCTTCTGTCGTAAAGAATATAGTCAGCTAGCATTACTCGCTTTTTTCCTTTCCGAAAATGAAAAAGCTAAGAAGTTAATTACAGATTATTTGGAGATTGATGGTTTCGAATCAGCCCTTTTCGTCTTGAAACGGCCCTGGTGGGGTGGCAGTAAAAGCATCCGTTCAGGTGTTGACGTTGAGCCCCGGCTCTGGAATGCTACGGGTGCGTTTCTGCCGTTTTTTCGTCGGCTCTGGGATTCGGCTTTGGCTCCGATAAGGAGCAATGAAGAAGTCGAACGCCCAGTCCCACGTGACAAGGAGCCGACCGAAAGAATCTATCTATTTATAAAGAACCAAGAACAACTGGAGGAACTTAAGGCCCCGTTCGAAAGTGTCAAGTCCTTCTTCGCGAACTTGGAAGGCCTTTATCTGTGTGACCTTGTGGATGAAGTTCGGGTAGTTGTGCGGAAAAAGAATGGCACGAAAGTTCGGTTTGCGCAGCTAAGTGAGGGAGAGCAGCAACTACTCACGGTGCTTGGCCTTTTGCTCTTCACCCAAGACGACCAAGTATTGTACCTGCTTGATGAGCCCGATACCCATCTTAACCCAGTATGGACCTACGATTTTCTCAAACTCCTACAGGAGAATATCCACGCCGAGAATGGCCAGCTAATCGTTGCAACTCACAATCCTTTAATGATCGGAAGCCTGCATAAAAACCAAGTGCGTGTTCTTTCGCAAGAGGATGAACGTCTTTTAGCCTCAGCGCCGGATTATGATCCTCTCGGCATTGGCGTTGAGGGGCTTCTTAAATCAGAACTTTATGGGTTGCGGTCAACCCTGGCACCAGAAATTCTTCGAAATTTAGATCGGCACTATCTGCTACTTGGAAAGAAGGACAAGACCGAAGCTGAACAAAGGGAGTTAATGCAATTGGCCACGGAGCTAAATGATCTTGGTGTCTCTCGAACACACCCAAATCCGTATTTTGAGCTGTTCGCGAATGCGATGGCAAGACGAAGACTTCCTGAGAAGGAAGTGGCTCTTTCAAAGGAGGAGATTGCTGAGCAAACGGAACTTGCTGATGAAATTCTGAAGGAAATCATGGCCGAGGAGCAAGGCGATATAAAAGGAGGAGAAGCGTGA
- a CDS encoding restriction endonuclease subunit S yields MDTRLADVGELGRGKSKHRPRNDPRLYGGSYPFIQTGAVAQSGGCITHHEQTYSEFGLLQSKLWPTGTVCITIAANIADTAILTYPACFPDSVVGFVANSSKCVPEFVKWSIDVMKDNLESFAPATAQKNINLAVLNNITLKCPPIDEQHEIVRLVKSLFAYADRLEAYYATASAQVECLSPALLAKAFRGELVPQNPEDEPVGRLLERIRNNSEKVRDKRVSRKAVGRPKKTKKAEVIMLNRKNIKDSHLSTILQDRGPLTAEALWSASKLEIDDFYDQLKDEEERGLLKEFRPSEPDGPRLLESAA; encoded by the coding sequence ATGGACACTAGACTAGCTGATGTTGGAGAGCTCGGTCGCGGGAAATCAAAACACCGGCCGCGAAACGATCCTCGATTGTATGGTGGCTCATACCCATTTATTCAAACTGGTGCCGTTGCGCAGTCAGGCGGTTGTATTACCCACCACGAACAAACATACAGCGAATTTGGCCTCTTACAGAGTAAACTGTGGCCCACTGGCACCGTCTGTATCACCATTGCGGCCAATATTGCAGATACCGCAATATTGACATATCCTGCGTGCTTTCCAGATAGCGTTGTCGGTTTTGTAGCGAATTCATCTAAATGTGTTCCAGAGTTCGTTAAATGGTCGATTGATGTAATGAAAGACAATCTGGAATCCTTTGCTCCCGCAACGGCACAGAAAAACATCAATTTAGCGGTACTCAACAATATAACGCTGAAGTGCCCACCAATAGATGAACAGCACGAAATTGTCCGCCTTGTCAAATCTCTTTTTGCTTATGCTGACCGGCTTGAAGCCTACTACGCAACGGCCAGTGCACAGGTCGAATGTCTGTCTCCTGCACTATTAGCAAAAGCATTTCGTGGCGAGTTGGTGCCCCAGAATCCCGAAGACGAACCTGTCGGACGCCTTTTGGAACGTATCCGAAATAATAGTGAGAAGGTAAGAGATAAGCGTGTATCACGAAAAGCTGTCGGCCGCCCGAAAAAAACAAAGAAAGCCGAGGTTATAATGTTGAATCGTAAAAATATTAAGGACTCCCACTTGTCCACCATCCTTCAGGATCGTGGCCCCCTCACTGCTGAGGCGTTGTGGTCAGCCTCAAAACTCGAAATCGATGATTTCTATGATCAGCTTAAAGATGAGGAAGAACGTGGCTTGCTCAAAGAATTCCGTCCTAGTGAACCAGATGGGCCCAGGTTGTTGGAGTCGGCAGCATGA
- a CDS encoding ISNCY family transposase: MRRKINRQMSIFELMHTSAIAKELRCISQILDHTPDILDAVHRDLLQGRREDTGRCGLTADQVLRCAVLKQYRELTYEELAFYLEDSVAFRSFARLEMGVYPRKSILQDSIKSLTESTWEALHHLILGYAAGTRIETGKKVRIDSTAIETNIHHPTDSSLLWDGIRIMTRWMVEGHQLRPRPDYPFSDHRRVAKKRALTILNARKQETRVAAYRDLVEVARKVCGYAREAIPVLGAYQGGSFQDGCTAHLLAQQLERALRILEKVIDQTERRVFRDEKVPASEKIISFFESHSDIIVKSRRETEYGHKVFFTGGASNLILDCVIARGNPADSDQYIDMLERHQQRFGTMPRQASADGGFASRDNLSFAKEHQVKDAVFSKRRGLGVLDMAKSNWVYKRLKHFRAGIEANISALKRRFGLTRCTWSGWRGFRRYVWSNVVSYNLLVLARIELAQG; this comes from the coding sequence GTGAGGCGAAAAATCAATCGACAAATGTCCATCTTCGAGCTCATGCATACCAGCGCCATCGCCAAAGAGCTGCGCTGCATTTCGCAGATTCTGGATCACACGCCGGATATCCTCGATGCTGTTCACCGCGATCTGCTTCAGGGTCGGCGCGAGGATACCGGGCGCTGCGGGCTGACGGCTGACCAGGTGCTGCGCTGCGCCGTTCTCAAACAGTATCGCGAGCTGACCTATGAGGAACTGGCCTTCTACCTGGAAGATTCCGTCGCCTTCCGCTCTTTTGCTCGCCTTGAGATGGGCGTTTATCCCCGCAAGTCGATCCTCCAGGACAGTATCAAGAGCTTGACGGAGTCAACCTGGGAGGCCTTGCACCACCTGATCCTCGGCTACGCCGCCGGGACGAGAATCGAGACGGGCAAGAAGGTGCGCATCGACTCCACCGCCATTGAGACCAACATCCATCATCCCACCGACTCCTCGCTGCTGTGGGACGGTATTCGGATCATGACCCGTTGGATGGTCGAGGGCCATCAGCTCAGGCCTCGTCCGGATTACCCATTTTCCGATCATCGCCGGGTAGCCAAAAAGCGCGCCCTAACCATCCTCAATGCCCGCAAGCAGGAAACCCGCGTGGCCGCTTACCGCGACCTGGTGGAGGTAGCCCGCAAGGTCTGCGGCTATGCCCGGGAGGCGATCCCCGTTCTGGGCGCCTACCAGGGCGGCAGCTTCCAAGACGGCTGCACCGCGCACCTTCTGGCACAGCAGCTGGAGCGCGCCCTGCGCATTCTCGAAAAGGTCATCGACCAGACCGAGCGGCGTGTTTTTCGCGACGAAAAGGTTCCGGCCTCGGAGAAAATCATCTCCTTTTTCGAGAGCCACAGCGACATCATCGTCAAGTCGCGCCGCGAAACCGAGTACGGTCACAAGGTCTTTTTTACCGGTGGCGCCTCCAATCTGATTCTGGACTGCGTGATCGCCCGCGGCAATCCCGCCGACAGCGATCAATACATCGACATGCTGGAGCGCCATCAGCAACGTTTCGGCACCATGCCGCGCCAGGCCAGCGCCGATGGGGGCTTTGCCTCCAGGGATAATCTGTCGTTTGCCAAAGAGCATCAGGTCAAGGATGCCGTCTTCTCCAAGCGGCGCGGCCTTGGGGTGCTCGACATGGCCAAGAGCAATTGGGTCTACAAGCGCCTGAAGCACTTTCGCGCCGGGATCGAGGCCAATATTTCCGCCCTGAAACGGCGCTTTGGCCTGACCCGCTGTACCTGGAGCGGATGGCGCGGATTCAGGCGCTATGTCTGGAGCAATGTCGTCTCGTACAACCTGCTGGTTCTGGCACGCATCGAACTGGCCCAGGGCTAA